The proteins below are encoded in one region of Clostridium pasteurianum DSM 525 = ATCC 6013:
- a CDS encoding hemerythrin domain-containing protein — protein sequence MDAINLMIEEHKNIKRMLLVVRKASVKVMNTGEIDYDDFNKMISFIRNYADAHHHGKEEKMLFNRMIDEIGGVAEPLVKYGMLAEHDMGRLFIREMEEALTKVKEGDEEAKVDVIANAVSYTHLLQRHIEKEDNVAYTFAKRKLSEDTIKEINEQCEIFEKDAEKKQTQKSYIKILEDLENKYVL from the coding sequence ATGGATGCTATTAATTTAATGATAGAAGAACACAAGAATATTAAGAGAATGCTTTTGGTTGTAAGAAAAGCCAGTGTTAAGGTGATGAATACAGGTGAAATTGACTATGATGATTTTAATAAAATGATTTCTTTTATAAGGAATTATGCGGATGCACATCATCATGGAAAAGAAGAAAAAATGCTCTTCAATCGCATGATAGATGAAATTGGAGGGGTAGCAGAACCTCTTGTAAAGTATGGAATGCTTGCAGAACATGATATGGGAAGACTTTTTATTAGAGAGATGGAAGAGGCTTTAACAAAGGTAAAAGAAGGGGATGAAGAGGCAAAGGTAGATGTTATAGCAAATGCTGTATCCTATACTCATCTTTTACAAAGACATATCGAAAAAGAGGACAATGTAGCTTATACTTTTGCAAAACGTAAACTAAGTGAAGATACTATTAAAGAAATAAATGAACAGTGTGAAATATTTGAAAAGGATGCTGAGAAAAAGCAAACTCAGAAGAGTTATATAAAAATTTTAGAAGATCTAGAAAATAAGTATGTTCTCTAA